In Malus sylvestris chromosome 2, drMalSylv7.2, whole genome shotgun sequence, the genomic stretch ACTATGTTGCGCAAGTTGGGAGTTCTTGACATCCACTGTCCAACctgagggggagtgttagacAAATAGGAAAATAGTTAGAATTAAATTACGATTGTATTCCTAACTTGTAGGAGGAGTTCTTGCTATGCAAGGAATGTACTTGTTTGTATACTTATTCACATATCAATAAAATATACTTTCAGCCACATATTCTTTTTCTACACAGGGTGTCTATCAGAAGAATGGCAATTTGTTTTTTCGTACAACAATCGAGAAAGCATTGGCTTCTGAACAAAGTAACAAGTTTTGCATCGAAACTGTGGTAATTCTCTGTTCGGTTAAACTTTAAGCAGCTGGAATTTCCTACTTCAGTGCTTATATTGTGCAGAACAAATTGATTTGGGTAAGGCAAGACTAGGAAAGCTGAATTCTTCTTGATATGACTTGGCCTCGGAAAATAGGAAGTGCTATGTTGTTCTTTAGGGTATAACAGATATTGGGGGTGGGGGAAATTAAACTGAGAACTGTGGGTGCATGGGTAAATGTTCTTAACTAACTGAGCAACAAACTCCGTGTAGGAAGTgttatgttttgaaaaaaagaaTTTGGGTAAAATCAGTAGTTATGGAATAATCATAAATTGTAACTCCTCAATATAATATAGAGAATCACAAGGAGCATCGTACAAGAAGATACTAATAGGAGGTTTAAGTGTCTCAAATGGATACAAGGGGAAGTCCTTGTAACTTGGATACATCACACATGGTGTATATGAAATTAGCTCTGCATCGAGTAAACATTGTTTTGTGATTTAAGTATATATTGTTGTCCAACTGGTTTATtgcaaaatttgaaataaaaaaatttccatcTACTTTTAGGAGTTTTGGCTATGATGTTTTGataatatttcaaaattttgttttctgtCAACATCTcaacatatatattatttgtttaAAAGAAAGCTTTACCTAACATTTATTGTTTTTCTCTCTATGTTTGTTTCCCCCCAAATCTTAGTATTCCTCTCATAGGTTTAACCAAAATTCTAATAGGAAAGGAGCTATCTGGTTGCAACAAGTTAACTGAAACACTAATCTATTGCTTGGCTAGCTATGAGACCAATGCCAAAGACTCGAGCTTGCAGAGTTTGGGGTTAAGGAAACGGTTTTGCTCCAATCTATCCCTTTAAGGTGCATTCCTTCCGGTCCAggataaatcatctgtgcaaaTTTTTTGTTGTGTGTGTTTTTCTTTTATGCATCAGACCATGAGTTGCGAGTAAAGAGAAATGACTCTGTCATGGTTGACCCTACGAGGAACGAGTCAAGTAGTGTTAAGGAAATTTAGAGGCAGTTACAAGGATGAACTAAAGTGGTTAACTTCCAAAAGACAACTATTTATATACGATAAGTTCAAACACCATTCTCCTTGTACTTATTGTGCAGCCACAAATACCCAACTGACGAGACTTAACTTTTTAATCCAAAAGGTATATATAATCAAGTCTTTTAAATAGACCATAGAAGGCTTGAACTGAGAACAAACTTGCAGCTAAACGAACTCATGGCGCGCTTGTTGAAACAACACAACAGTAAAAGTCAGAAGGGATGCATAAACTGAATTGGGTAACCTTTGCACGACCTTTCCAACCCCCGGTACACCCTCGGTAGCCCTCTTTGTGGCCATTGCAAATGCCGGTGCTGCAACCAGTGTGATGATCAGTCCTTGACTGACAATAATGAATGTGTCCGCTGTCAACTGCTTGATGAAGTTTGCAAACTCTTCGCGGTCAATTTCTCCATCAAGATTGAGATCGTTTTCCTGCAAAGATTAGGGGTAAACATTATTAGACGAATCAAACGAGTTTGCTGAAGACAAATCATTG encodes the following:
- the LOC126589997 gene encoding uncharacterized protein LOC126589997, coding for MGQVLDRLRDKQWRRKQIRRITDEVFDVYFKSETGSVNLNFDDLYIGVLLVFNELNKRLPGPHIDPPSKDIVLDMMKENDLNLDGEIDREEFANFIKQLTADTFIIVSQGLIITLVAAPAFAMATKRATEGVPGVGKVVQRLPNSVYASLLTFTVVLFQQARHEFV